Proteins from one Phyllobacterium zundukense genomic window:
- a CDS encoding YdcF family protein, producing MFFTLSKILWFFAEPLNFSILLIGLTFFLLLLAWRRFALVTAVGAFLILGLGAWTSLGALMMHPLEDRFQRPASLPEKIDGIIVLGGGLEGGVNLVRGGYEMNSSGDRFVEAAVLAARHPQAKVVVTGGSGNLLLKGEGDGVTAPRLLTALGVAPDRLIMESQSRNTYENAVFTKDLVKPKPGETWVLITSAFHMPRSMGIFRTVGFDVVPWPSDYRTSGDEGIGVTHDNPQDSLQNVSIALREWIGLVAYRLTGRTGELLPSP from the coding sequence ATGTTCTTCACTCTGTCCAAAATCCTCTGGTTCTTCGCCGAGCCGCTGAATTTCTCCATATTGTTGATCGGTCTGACGTTCTTTCTGCTGCTGCTGGCTTGGCGGCGTTTCGCTTTGGTGACAGCGGTGGGGGCTTTTCTGATCCTCGGCCTTGGCGCATGGACGTCTCTGGGCGCGCTCATGATGCATCCGCTTGAGGACCGCTTTCAACGCCCGGCCTCGTTGCCGGAGAAGATCGACGGGATCATTGTGCTCGGCGGCGGCCTCGAGGGCGGTGTGAATCTGGTCCGCGGTGGTTATGAGATGAACTCCAGCGGCGACCGGTTTGTCGAGGCGGCTGTTCTCGCCGCGCGCCATCCGCAAGCCAAGGTCGTCGTGACCGGTGGATCGGGTAATTTGTTGCTCAAGGGCGAGGGTGATGGTGTGACGGCACCCCGTTTGCTGACGGCGCTCGGCGTCGCCCCCGATCGGCTCATCATGGAAAGCCAGTCGCGCAACACCTATGAAAATGCGGTTTTCACGAAGGACTTGGTGAAGCCGAAACCCGGCGAGACGTGGGTGCTGATTACGTCGGCATTCCATATGCCGCGCTCCATGGGGATCTTTCGCACAGTCGGGTTCGATGTTGTGCCTTGGCCCTCCGACTACCGGACGTCAGGCGACGAGGGCATAGGCGTTACGCATGACAATCCGCAGGATTCGCTGCAGAATGTGTCGATAGCGCTTAGAGAATGGAT
- a CDS encoding GNAT family N-acetyltransferase, whose translation MSSFRIRPAAEADIAAIAAVGARAWASNVFSFEPELPGMRMHVEKAFRAFADSSYRNVLVGELDNVVLGWGAREEDNDYISDLWVDPVVQGQGIGSAILRTLMANIRDAGYLRARISTHARNVKAIRLYEREGFTVIEQGSEWSTSLEREMDKVKMLAELR comes from the coding sequence ATGTCCTCATTTCGCATCCGACCTGCAGCAGAGGCCGACATTGCTGCCATCGCTGCGGTCGGCGCCCGCGCCTGGGCGTCCAACGTTTTTTCGTTCGAACCCGAATTGCCCGGCATGCGAATGCACGTCGAAAAGGCATTCCGCGCGTTTGCAGATTCGTCCTACAGAAATGTTCTGGTGGGTGAACTGGACAACGTCGTGCTTGGCTGGGGCGCCCGGGAAGAGGACAACGACTACATCTCCGATCTGTGGGTTGATCCCGTCGTTCAGGGCCAAGGGATCGGTTCGGCAATCCTCCGTACGTTGATGGCCAATATTCGCGATGCGGGATATTTGCGTGCTCGTATCAGCACCCATGCACGCAATGTGAAGGCCATCCGGCTCTATGAGCGCGAAGGCTTCACTGTCATCGAACAGGGCTCGGAATGGTCGACAAGCCTCGAGCGAGAGATGGACAAGGTAAAAATGCTGGCGGAGCTCCGATAG
- the gatA gene encoding Asp-tRNA(Asn)/Glu-tRNA(Gln) amidotransferase subunit GatA — protein MTDLTALTIAEAREQLKAKAITATELTGAYIQAIENANETLNAYIVTTPEKALEMAKASDARLASGNAGALEGIPLGIKDLFGTEGIHTQAASHILDGFKPHYESTVTANLWADGAVMLGKLNMDEFAMGSSNETSYYGPVKNPWRAEGSNVDLVPGGSSGGSAAAVAARLCAGATATDTGGSIRQPAAFTGTVGIKPTYGRCSRWGIVAFASSLDQAGPIARDVRDAAILLKSMASVDAKDTTSVDIAVPDYESAIGKPLAGLKIGIPKEYRVDGMPEEIEKLWQQGIAWLKDAGASIVDISLPHTKYALPAYYIVAPAEASSNLARYDGVRYGLRVPGKDIVDMYERTRATGFGEEVKRRIMIGTYVLSAGYYDAYYLQAQKVRTLIKKDFEDVFHAGVDAILTPATPSAAFGIADQDMAADPVKMYLNDIFTVTVNMAGLPGIAVPAGLDARGLPLGLQLIGRPFDEGTLFQTAYVIEQAAGKFNAPKWW, from the coding sequence ATGACCGATCTGACCGCTCTCACCATTGCCGAGGCGCGCGAGCAGCTGAAAGCCAAGGCGATTACCGCTACGGAGCTGACTGGCGCTTATATCCAGGCGATCGAGAACGCTAACGAGACGCTGAACGCCTATATCGTCACCACGCCGGAAAAGGCGCTGGAGATGGCGAAAGCTTCGGATGCACGCCTCGCTTCGGGCAATGCCGGAGCGCTCGAGGGCATTCCGCTTGGCATCAAGGACCTGTTCGGTACCGAAGGTATTCATACGCAGGCTGCATCGCATATCCTCGACGGATTCAAGCCGCATTATGAGTCGACCGTGACCGCCAATCTGTGGGCGGATGGCGCAGTCATGCTCGGCAAGCTCAACATGGACGAGTTTGCCATGGGCTCGTCGAACGAAACCTCCTATTACGGCCCTGTTAAAAACCCTTGGCGCGCAGAGGGGTCCAACGTCGATCTTGTACCCGGCGGTTCCTCTGGCGGCTCGGCCGCTGCGGTCGCCGCACGCTTGTGCGCCGGTGCTACGGCCACCGATACCGGCGGTTCGATCCGCCAGCCAGCCGCCTTCACCGGCACTGTTGGCATCAAGCCGACCTATGGCCGCTGCTCGCGCTGGGGCATCGTCGCCTTCGCCTCATCGCTCGATCAGGCCGGACCAATTGCACGCGACGTGCGTGATGCGGCGATCCTGCTCAAATCCATGGCTTCGGTTGACGCGAAGGACACAACGTCGGTCGATATCGCCGTGCCGGATTACGAGTCGGCCATCGGCAAGCCGCTTGCCGGACTCAAGATAGGCATTCCCAAGGAATACCGCGTCGATGGTATGCCGGAAGAAATCGAAAAGCTCTGGCAGCAGGGCATTGCATGGTTGAAAGATGCCGGCGCTTCGATCGTCGATATCTCGCTGCCACATACGAAATATGCGCTGCCTGCCTATTATATCGTGGCGCCCGCCGAGGCTTCATCGAACCTTGCCCGCTATGATGGCGTACGCTACGGCTTGCGCGTTCCAGGCAAGGACATCGTCGACATGTACGAAAGGACCCGCGCCACCGGCTTCGGCGAAGAGGTCAAGCGCCGCATCATGATCGGCACATATGTGCTTTCGGCCGGGTACTACGACGCCTACTATCTTCAGGCGCAGAAGGTCCGCACCCTGATCAAGAAAGACTTCGAGGACGTCTTCCACGCGGGTGTCGATGCGATCCTGACGCCAGCCACGCCTTCGGCGGCATTCGGCATTGCCGACCAGGATATGGCGGCCGACCCGGTCAAAATGTATCTCAACGACATCTTCACCGTCACCGTGAACATGGCTGGTCTTCCGGGTATCGCTGTCCCCGCTGGCCTCGATGCGCGAGGACTGCCGCTTGGCCTGCAGCTTATCGGGCGGCCGTTCGACGAGGGAACGCTGTTCCAGACCGCCTATGTCATCGAACAGGCGGCAGGCAAGTTCAACGCTCCGAAATGGTGGTAA
- a CDS encoding GNAT family N-acetyltransferase: MAISVAVETPLQDDVRALVSELNDHLLPLSPIEFQFKMTVEQMAGADTTVFVARDENGAAVGCGALKDHGNHLGEVKRMFTRPTVRGQRVGSALLEAITELAKEKGVTRLVLETGTGAGFADAYRLYERSGFTRCGVLLDYPDSEHSAFYEKWLALAPAQ, translated from the coding sequence ATGGCTATTTCCGTTGCCGTTGAAACGCCACTGCAGGATGACGTCAGGGCACTGGTCAGTGAGCTAAACGATCATCTGTTGCCGCTTTCGCCCATCGAGTTCCAGTTCAAGATGACTGTGGAGCAGATGGCGGGCGCAGATACGACGGTGTTCGTGGCGCGCGACGAGAATGGTGCGGCAGTCGGTTGCGGCGCTTTGAAAGACCATGGAAATCACCTTGGCGAGGTGAAGCGCATGTTCACCCGGCCGACGGTGCGGGGTCAGCGCGTCGGGTCGGCCTTGCTCGAGGCCATAACCGAACTCGCCAAGGAAAAGGGTGTCACGCGGCTCGTCCTCGAAACAGGCACTGGAGCGGGTTTCGCCGACGCATACCGGCTCTACGAGCGCTCGGGGTTCACGCGTTGCGGCGTTCTGCTCGATTATCCGGACTCGGAACACAGTGCATTTTACGAAAAGTGGCTGGCCCTCGCGCCAGCTCAATAA
- the gatC gene encoding Asp-tRNA(Asn)/Glu-tRNA(Gln) amidotransferase subunit GatC — protein MSVDISTVKRVAHLARIAVSEDDAARMTGQLNTILGFVEQLNEVNVDGVEPMTSVTPMAMKKRLDVVDDGEKAADIVANAPIHEENFFVVPKVVE, from the coding sequence ATGTCTGTCGATATTTCCACCGTCAAACGCGTTGCGCATCTTGCCCGTATTGCCGTGAGCGAAGACGATGCTGCCCGTATGACAGGGCAGCTGAACACCATTCTCGGCTTTGTCGAACAGCTGAATGAAGTGAATGTCGATGGTGTCGAGCCGATGACATCCGTCACGCCCATGGCGATGAAGAAGCGCTTGGACGTTGTCGACGATGGCGAAAAGGCGGCTGATATTGTTGCCAATGCACCGATCCATGAAGAGAATTTCTTCGTCGTGCCGAAAGTGGTGGAGTAA
- a CDS encoding metal-dependent hydrolase, with amino-acid sequence MKITWLGHSAFRIETAKNTILIDPFLTGNPGAKGVDMKEAAKGVKHIILTHGHGDHVGDTIDLSKETGALVTGNADLVTWLGSRGVNRVDPTNTGGTVSYDGFTVTYVNALHSSAQMTEDGVSHSLGSANGVVLHFDDDPTLYHMGDTDIFSDMALINELHQPEIGIVPIGDRFTMGGAVAALASRRYFKFSKVIPCHYGSFPIIDQTADKFVAGMEGGASEVIVASTNKHFAV; translated from the coding sequence ATGAAAATCACCTGGCTTGGCCATTCGGCCTTTCGGATTGAAACGGCAAAAAATACCATTCTTATCGACCCGTTCCTGACCGGGAACCCGGGTGCGAAGGGTGTTGACATGAAGGAAGCTGCGAAGGGCGTCAAACACATCATCCTGACCCACGGTCACGGCGACCATGTGGGTGACACGATTGATCTGTCGAAAGAGACCGGCGCGCTGGTGACCGGCAATGCCGATCTGGTAACGTGGCTCGGCTCCCGCGGAGTCAATCGCGTCGATCCGACCAATACAGGCGGCACGGTTTCCTATGACGGTTTCACCGTAACCTATGTCAACGCTCTGCATTCTTCCGCACAAATGACCGAGGACGGCGTTTCCCATTCGTTGGGTTCAGCCAACGGCGTTGTGCTGCATTTCGACGATGATCCGACGCTTTATCATATGGGCGATACGGACATCTTCTCCGACATGGCGCTGATCAATGAATTGCATCAGCCCGAAATCGGTATTGTTCCAATCGGTGACCGCTTCACCATGGGCGGCGCGGTTGCAGCGCTCGCAAGCCGGCGCTATTTCAAATTCAGCAAAGTCATACCTTGCCATTACGGGTCATTTCCGATCATCGATCAGACGGCGGATAAGTTCGTCGCCGGTATGGAAGGCGGTGCGAGCGAAGTTATCGTTGCCAGTACGAATAAGCATTTTGCGGTTTGA
- the ruvX gene encoding Holliday junction resolvase RuvX, whose product MTVLRIEQLEEHVADGKTVAGLDLGTKTIGIAISDRGFSFANPRPVLRRSKFAHDAQDLLKALSADNVGAIVIGLPVNMDGSEGPRVQATRAFVRNMEKLTELPFVYWDERLSTVAAERALIGMDVSRQKRAERIDSAAAAFILQGALDRLQTLRQEADVDGNSST is encoded by the coding sequence TTGACGGTACTGAGAATTGAACAGCTCGAAGAGCACGTCGCGGATGGCAAGACTGTAGCCGGCCTTGACCTTGGTACGAAGACGATCGGTATCGCCATTTCCGATCGCGGATTCTCCTTCGCCAATCCGCGTCCTGTGCTGAGGCGCAGCAAATTCGCCCATGACGCACAGGATCTGTTGAAGGCCTTGAGTGCTGACAATGTCGGCGCAATCGTCATTGGGCTACCGGTGAATATGGACGGCAGCGAAGGTCCGCGGGTGCAAGCCACCCGCGCTTTTGTACGCAATATGGAAAAGCTGACCGAGCTTCCGTTCGTATATTGGGACGAGCGGCTATCGACCGTTGCTGCGGAACGCGCCTTGATCGGAATGGATGTTTCGAGACAGAAACGCGCCGAGCGGATCGATTCAGCGGCAGCAGCCTTCATCCTGCAAGGCGCGTTGGACCGTCTGCAAACTCTGCGTCAGGAAGCCGACGTGGACGGTAATTCCTCGACATAG
- a CDS encoding DUF6105 family protein, whose product MRSFLIFWAGPLGFLWGWYFLSLYDLSMGMFFFSREMHDQVFTIYGNILDIPPETIPPLVARACIVDTGLVLCLIAFRRRRQIIAWVQAWRAARAATAATYVEELPSTSAS is encoded by the coding sequence ATGCGCAGCTTCCTGATTTTTTGGGCTGGGCCTCTTGGCTTCCTGTGGGGCTGGTATTTTCTCTCGCTCTATGACCTGAGCATGGGCATGTTTTTCTTCAGCCGCGAGATGCACGATCAGGTTTTCACTATCTACGGAAATATCCTGGACATCCCGCCGGAGACGATTCCACCATTGGTTGCACGTGCCTGCATCGTCGATACCGGCCTCGTTCTGTGTCTGATAGCGTTCCGCCGCCGTCGCCAGATCATCGCCTGGGTGCAGGCCTGGCGTGCTGCACGGGCAGCAACCGCAGCAACCTATGTCGAGGAATTACCGTCCACGTCGGCTTCCTGA
- a CDS encoding acyl-CoA dehydrogenase family protein — translation MKTHDVLNQTPPMTGLNAYLGDPLIMQITKRLPQSVRTELEQNGKFVLSGDAQDLARLANIEVPKLRTHDRQGHRIDVVDYHPAYHALMRRSVSQGLHSSIWEDGKPEAGSRHQSRAARFYLTSQLECGHLCPLTMTSASLAALMAAPNLYREWSPLILPRKYDSSNKSPAKKTGLTLGMGMTEKQGGTDVHTNTTKAEPTGSGFYRITGHKWFMSAPMSDAFLVLAQAREGLSCFLVPRILPDGSSNGFRFQRLKDKLGNRSNASSEVEFDNAFGQMVGNPGDGVKTIIDMVTLTRLDCAIASAGLMRAGLAEAVHHARHRIVFEGPLIDKPLMLRVLADMALDVAGATALSLRLARAFDNAAKDRGEAAFARVMTPVVKYWVAKIAPAMLYEAMECLGGNGYIEEGNLARYYREAPVNAIWEGSGNVMALDVLRVLKRGPQLFDEVLNWIGAQLGRGGQGTVEVLRAAMRVAENDEGAARILTEQLALAAAGAELRHLQSEDIADAFVETRLGGQWRTTYGMLDARHNAKDIIDSLYPAAN, via the coding sequence TTGAAAACCCACGACGTTCTCAACCAGACGCCACCGATGACCGGCCTGAACGCCTATCTCGGCGATCCACTGATAATGCAGATCACCAAGCGACTGCCGCAATCCGTGCGTACGGAGCTGGAGCAGAACGGCAAATTCGTACTCTCCGGCGATGCACAAGATCTGGCCAGGCTTGCCAATATCGAGGTGCCGAAGCTCAGGACGCATGATCGTCAAGGGCATCGGATCGACGTTGTCGACTATCATCCTGCATACCATGCGTTGATGCGCCGGTCGGTGAGCCAGGGCCTGCATTCATCCATATGGGAGGACGGCAAGCCGGAAGCGGGGTCGCGGCATCAATCGCGCGCCGCACGTTTTTACCTGACATCGCAGCTGGAATGCGGGCACCTGTGCCCCCTGACCATGACGAGTGCCTCGCTGGCGGCATTGATGGCCGCGCCCAATCTCTATCGCGAATGGTCGCCGCTGATCCTGCCGCGCAAATATGATTCCAGCAATAAATCGCCGGCAAAGAAGACAGGTCTCACCCTTGGCATGGGCATGACCGAGAAGCAGGGCGGCACGGACGTCCACACCAACACCACAAAAGCGGAACCGACCGGAAGCGGGTTCTATCGCATCACCGGCCACAAATGGTTCATGTCAGCGCCGATGTCGGATGCATTTCTGGTGCTGGCACAGGCGCGCGAGGGACTATCCTGCTTTCTCGTGCCCCGCATTCTTCCCGATGGCTCTTCGAACGGTTTTCGTTTTCAACGTTTGAAGGACAAGCTTGGCAACCGCTCCAATGCTTCTTCGGAGGTCGAATTCGACAATGCGTTCGGCCAGATGGTCGGGAACCCGGGCGATGGCGTCAAGACGATCATCGACATGGTGACGCTCACCCGCCTCGACTGCGCGATTGCATCGGCCGGACTGATGCGCGCGGGCCTGGCCGAGGCCGTACACCATGCGCGGCACCGCATCGTCTTCGAAGGACCGCTGATCGACAAGCCGCTAATGCTGCGGGTCCTGGCGGATATGGCCCTCGATGTTGCCGGCGCGACAGCTTTGTCGCTGCGCCTGGCGCGGGCGTTCGATAACGCTGCAAAAGACCGCGGCGAGGCTGCATTTGCTCGCGTGATGACGCCGGTCGTCAAATATTGGGTGGCGAAGATTGCGCCCGCGATGCTCTACGAGGCGATGGAGTGTCTCGGAGGCAATGGTTATATCGAGGAAGGCAATCTTGCGCGCTATTACCGGGAGGCTCCGGTCAACGCGATCTGGGAAGGATCCGGCAACGTAATGGCACTCGACGTGCTGCGTGTGCTGAAACGCGGTCCGCAGCTTTTCGACGAAGTGCTCAACTGGATCGGCGCGCAACTCGGGCGCGGCGGGCAGGGCACCGTGGAAGTCCTGCGCGCCGCGATGCGCGTTGCCGAAAACGACGAAGGTGCAGCGCGCATATTGACCGAGCAACTGGCGCTCGCGGCCGCTGGCGCCGAACTGCGGCATCTGCAGTCAGAAGATATCGCCGACGCCTTCGTCGAAACCCGTCTGGGCGGACAGTGGCGCACGACCTACGGCATGTTGGATGCCCGCCACAACGCCAAGGATATTATCGACTCGCTCTACCCAGCGGCTAATTAG
- a CDS encoding DUF982 domain-containing protein → MRALPFHHVTISTGHGGMMQNIASVEEAAEFLTLHWPEEKGRKFRSARQICLDAMAGRETAKHARSAFVAAAKEADIYVRERTPSPTNP, encoded by the coding sequence ATGCGTGCACTACCATTTCATCACGTGACAATCAGTACCGGTCATGGCGGCATGATGCAGAACATTGCGTCGGTGGAAGAAGCTGCCGAGTTCCTGACGCTGCATTGGCCTGAAGAAAAGGGCAGGAAGTTCCGATCAGCTCGACAAATATGCCTTGATGCCATGGCAGGAAGGGAAACAGCCAAACACGCACGGTCCGCCTTTGTTGCCGCAGCAAAAGAAGCCGATATCTACGTGAGGGAACGCACGCCTTCACCGACCAATCCTTAG
- a CDS encoding aspartate carbamoyltransferase catalytic subunit gives MTSKEPPLLFPHRHLLGIKGLSPQDIVQLLDLAESEIAVSRQSEKKKTTLRGRTQINLFFEASTRTQSSFELAGKRLGADVMNMAVGNSSVKKGETLIDTAMTLNAMRPDILIIRHGSAGAAALLAQKVGCSVVNAGDGAHEHPTQALLDALTIRRAKGKIARLTVAICGDVLHSRVARSNIILLNALGARVRVVAPSTLLPAGIAHMGAEVFHNMEEGLKDADVVMMLRLQRERMTGSFVPSVREYFRYHGLDREKLKYAKPDALVMHPGPMNRGVEIASDVADGSQSVIQEQVEMGVAVRMAVMEALLDPRRNAEGVAG, from the coding sequence ATGACATCAAAAGAGCCCCCTCTCCTGTTTCCCCACCGCCACTTGCTTGGCATCAAGGGCCTTTCGCCTCAAGACATTGTCCAGTTGCTCGATCTTGCCGAGAGCGAGATCGCGGTTTCGCGCCAGTCCGAGAAGAAAAAAACGACTTTGCGCGGACGCACCCAGATCAATCTGTTTTTCGAGGCATCGACCCGCACCCAATCATCCTTCGAACTTGCCGGAAAGCGGCTGGGCGCTGACGTCATGAACATGGCGGTTGGAAACTCCTCGGTCAAAAAGGGTGAAACCCTGATCGACACGGCGATGACGCTCAATGCCATGCGCCCTGATATCCTGATTATTCGCCATGGGTCGGCCGGAGCCGCCGCACTTCTCGCACAAAAGGTCGGCTGTTCGGTGGTGAATGCCGGCGATGGTGCACATGAACATCCGACGCAGGCGCTGCTCGATGCGCTGACGATCCGCCGCGCCAAGGGCAAGATCGCCCGGCTGACCGTTGCCATCTGCGGCGACGTACTGCACTCGCGCGTGGCGCGGTCGAACATAATACTTCTCAATGCCTTAGGCGCGCGCGTTCGTGTGGTCGCCCCCTCGACCCTCCTCCCCGCGGGCATTGCGCATATGGGGGCCGAAGTCTTCCACAACATGGAAGAAGGCCTGAAAGACGCCGACGTGGTGATGATGCTGCGGCTACAGCGCGAGCGCATGACCGGTTCCTTCGTACCCTCGGTACGGGAATATTTCCGCTATCACGGCCTCGATCGCGAAAAGCTCAAATACGCCAAGCCGGATGCGCTGGTCATGCATCCCGGTCCGATGAACCGCGGCGTTGAAATCGCATCGGATGTAGCCGATGGTTCACAGAGCGTTATTCAGGAACAGGTCGAGATGGGTGTTGCTGTGCGCATGGCGGTGATGGAAGCGCTGCTCGATCCCCGCCGCAATGCCGAAGGAGTGGCCGGATGA
- a CDS encoding dihydroorotase → MSATVLQNARIVDPSRGLDETGTIIIENDRIVASSVDARNQGTPEGATIIDCKGKAVLPGLVDARVFIGEPGAEHRETIASASHAAAAGGVTSVIMMPDTDPVIDNVALVEFIKRTARDTAVVNVYPAAAVTKGLHGEEMTEIGLLREAGAVAITEGRNSIANTQLMRRALTYARDFGVVLAHEAQDPHLGISGVMNEGLYASWLGLSGTPREAEVIPLERDMRLAALTQGAYHAAQISTAMSAEVISRAKQNGLNVTSAVSINHLSLNENDIGEFRTFFRLQPPLRLEEDRRAMVEALRDGTIDIIVSAHDPQDVDTKRLPFADAAAGAIGLETLLGAALRLHHNGDVPLLRIVEAMSSAPARIFGLDAGSLRPGSKADMTIVDLDEPWVVKEEDLRSRSKNSCFEGARFQGRVIQTFVAGKSVFTI, encoded by the coding sequence ATGAGCGCCACCGTCCTGCAAAATGCACGCATCGTCGATCCGTCGCGCGGGCTCGACGAAACCGGCACGATCATCATCGAGAATGACAGGATCGTCGCCAGCAGCGTCGATGCCCGCAATCAGGGCACCCCGGAAGGCGCGACCATCATTGACTGCAAGGGTAAGGCGGTGCTTCCGGGTCTGGTCGATGCACGCGTCTTCATTGGTGAGCCCGGCGCAGAACATCGCGAAACCATTGCGTCTGCCAGCCATGCCGCGGCAGCTGGCGGTGTTACATCGGTTATCATGATGCCGGATACCGACCCGGTCATCGATAATGTCGCACTGGTTGAATTCATCAAGCGAACGGCACGCGATACGGCGGTCGTCAATGTCTACCCGGCGGCCGCAGTCACCAAGGGCTTGCATGGCGAGGAAATGACCGAGATCGGTCTCCTGCGTGAGGCGGGTGCAGTGGCCATTACTGAAGGGCGCAATTCGATCGCCAACACCCAGCTGATGCGCCGCGCCCTCACCTATGCCCGTGATTTCGGTGTGGTCCTCGCGCATGAGGCTCAGGACCCGCACCTCGGTATCAGCGGCGTCATGAACGAGGGATTATATGCGAGTTGGCTGGGACTTTCCGGCACGCCACGCGAAGCCGAAGTGATCCCCCTCGAGCGGGACATGCGCCTGGCGGCGTTGACACAGGGCGCCTACCACGCCGCGCAGATTTCGACTGCCATGTCGGCAGAGGTGATTTCCCGTGCCAAGCAGAATGGTCTGAATGTCACTTCGGCGGTATCGATCAACCACCTCTCCCTGAACGAAAACGATATCGGCGAATTCCGCACGTTCTTCCGCTTGCAGCCGCCATTGCGGCTCGAGGAAGACCGCCGCGCCATGGTCGAAGCCCTGCGCGACGGCACGATCGATATCATCGTGTCCGCGCATGATCCCCAGGACGTCGATACCAAACGATTGCCATTTGCCGATGCGGCAGCGGGCGCAATCGGCCTCGAAACCCTGCTCGGCGCAGCACTGAGATTGCACCACAACGGCGACGTTCCGCTCTTGCGTATCGTCGAAGCGATGTCCAGCGCGCCTGCCAGGATTTTCGGCCTCGATGCAGGTTCGCTGCGACCGGGTTCAAAGGCGGATATGACCATAGTCGATCTTGACGAACCGTGGGTAGTGAAGGAAGAAGATTTACGGTCGCGTTCCAAGAACTCTTGTTTCGAGGGCGCACGTTTTCAAGGCCGGGTTATACAGACATTTGTTGCAGGGAAGTCGGTCTTCACGATCTAG
- the plsY gene encoding glycerol-3-phosphate 1-O-acyltransferase PlsY, whose amino-acid sequence MSDFFNGQAGIPLLLFALVFGYLLGSIPFGLILTRMAGLGDVRSIGSGNIGATNVLRTGNKKLAAATLLLDMLKGTVAVLIAGIASPEAAIVAGFGAFVGHIFPVWLKFKGGKGVATYLGVLLGLFWQGALIFAAVWLIIAYTTRYSSLAALVAAIIVPIALYIMGVHQIAALFLVLTIIVFIKHRANIQRLASGTEGKIGAKG is encoded by the coding sequence ATGTCGGATTTCTTCAATGGGCAGGCAGGAATTCCGCTCCTCCTCTTTGCACTCGTTTTTGGCTACCTGCTCGGCTCGATCCCCTTTGGCTTGATTCTGACCCGCATGGCAGGCCTTGGCGATGTGCGCAGCATCGGTTCCGGCAATATCGGCGCGACCAATGTTCTGCGTACCGGCAACAAGAAACTGGCCGCTGCAACATTGCTGCTGGATATGCTGAAAGGCACCGTGGCGGTGTTGATCGCCGGCATCGCCAGCCCTGAAGCAGCAATTGTCGCAGGCTTCGGCGCCTTCGTCGGCCATATTTTCCCGGTCTGGTTGAAATTCAAGGGCGGTAAAGGTGTCGCGACGTATCTTGGCGTTCTGCTTGGGCTGTTCTGGCAGGGTGCACTGATTTTCGCCGCCGTCTGGCTGATTATAGCCTACACCACTCGCTACTCCTCGCTCGCCGCCCTTGTCGCGGCCATCATCGTTCCGATTGCACTCTACATAATGGGCGTCCACCAGATCGCAGCGCTTTTCCTCGTCCTGACAATTATTGTCTTCATCAAGCACAGGGCAAATATCCAGCGCCTTGCCTCCGGCACCGAAGGCAAGATCGGCGCCAAAGGATGA